One stretch of Myxocyprinus asiaticus isolate MX2 ecotype Aquarium Trade chromosome 23, UBuf_Myxa_2, whole genome shotgun sequence DNA includes these proteins:
- the LOC127413996 gene encoding arginase-2, mitochondrial-like: MALRGSLSRFLRSTFSSCQQNRPHSVAILGAPFSKGQKRRGVEQGPKAIRDAGLVERLSNLDYPVHDFGDLSFQHLDKDEHFMHVPFPRTVGRASQLLSGAVSSAVGAGHTCIMLGGDHSLAIGSVEGHTQQCSELCLIWVDAHADVNTPLTSPSGNLHGQSVAFMLKELQDKMPEVPGFSWMKPFLAARDLVYIGLRDVDPGEHIILKTLGIQYFSMRDIDRMGIQRVMEVTLDHLLARKQRPIHLSFDIDAFDPSLAPATGTPVNGGLTYREGIYITEEIHNTGLLSVMDVVEVNPTLGVTPEAVEATASLAVDIIASALGQTREGAHVAFQKIPQPKEDTELRL; the protein is encoded by the exons ATGGCCCTGAGAGGATCGCTGTCCAGATTCCTGAGATCCACGTTTAGTTCTTGTCAACAGAACCGACCTCATTCGGTCGCGATTCTGGGAGCTCCTTTTTCCAAAGGACAG AAAAGGAGAGGGGTGGAGCAGGGACCCAAAGCTATCCGGGATGCGGGTTTGGTGGAGAGACTTTCAAATCTTG ACTACCCTGTGCATGACTTTGGAGACCTGAGCTTCCAGCACCTGGATAAGGATGAGCACTTTATGCACGTACCATTCCCACGCACAGTCGGACGAGCCAGTCAGCTTCTGTCTGGAGCTGTGAGCAGCGCAGTGGGGGCGGGACACACCTGCATCATGCTGGGGGGAGACCACAG TTTAGCGATTGGTTCAGTGGAAGGCCACACCCAGCAGTGCTCTGAACTATGTCTGATCTGGGTTGACGCTCACGCAGATGTCAACACACCTCTGACTTCACCTTCTGGAAATCTCCACGGGCAGTCTGTGGCATTCATGCTTAAGGAGTTGCAGGACAAG ATGCCAGAAGTTCCTGGATTTTCCTGGATGAAGCCTTTCCTGGCTGCCAGAGATCTGGTCTACATCGGCCTCAGAGATGTTGATCCAGGAGAGCA TATAATCCTGAAGACTCTTGGAATTCAATACTTCTCAATGCGTGATATTGACCGAATGGGCATTCAAAGGGTAATGGAGGTCACACTGGATCACCTCTTGGCAAG GAAGCAAAGGCCCATCCACCTGAGTTTTGACATTGATGCATTTGATCCCTCCCTGGCTCCTGCCACTGGAACTCCTGTTAATGGAGGTCTGACCTATAGGGAAGGCATCTACATCACAGAGGAGATCCACAACACAG GCTTACTGTCTGTGATGGATGTGGTTGAAGTGAACCCCACACTGGGAGTAACACCCGAAGCTGTGGAGGCCACAGCTAGCCTAGCTGTTGACATCATCGCATCCGCTCTCGGTCAGACTCGTGAGGGTGCACATGTCGCCTTCCAGAAGATTCCACAACCAAAAGAGGACACTGAGCTACGGCTGTAA